From Candoia aspera isolate rCanAsp1 chromosome 8, rCanAsp1.hap2, whole genome shotgun sequence, a single genomic window includes:
- the QRFPR gene encoding pyroglutamylated RF-amide peptide receptor translates to MRSLNITPEQFAQLLRDNNVTREQFIALYGLQPLVYIPELPERTKLAFMLTCVAIFGLALFGNCLVLYVVTRCKAMRTVTNIFICSLALSDLLIAFFCVPFTLLQNISNNWLGGAFACKMVPFVQSTAIVTEILTMTCIAVERHNGIVHPLKMKWQYTNRRAYTMLGIVWLLAAAVGSPMWHVQRVENKYDFLYEKEYVCCLEEWPSPVHQKIYATFILVILFLLPLMLMLLLYSKIGYELWIKKRVGDASVLQSIHENEMSKIARKKKRAIVMMVTVVVLFAICWTPFHVMHMLIEYSNFEREYDDVSIKMIFGIVQIIGFANSICNPVVYAFMNENFKKNFLSAICFCIMKENLSPFRQHKNLKITMMQHEEGACRRELVSLEETRREAFSEGNIEVKLCDQPFPKKTSRRHLALFTSEFTGHASLGY, encoded by the exons ATGCGATCCCTGAACATCACCCCGGAACAGTTCGCGCAGCTCTTGCGCGATAACAACGTAACCCGCGAGCAGTTCATCGCGCTCTATGGGCTGCAGCCGCTGGTCTACATCCCGGAGCTTCCCGAACGCACCAAGCTGGCCTTCATGCTCACCTGCGTGGCCATCTTCGGCCTGGCGCTCTTCGGGAACTGCCTGGTGCTCTACGTGGTGACCCGCTGCAAAGCTATGCGTACCGTCACCAACATCTTCATCTGCTCGCTGGCCCTCAGCGACCTGCTCATTGCTTTCTTCTGCGTCCCTTTCACTTTGCTGCAGAATATTTCCAACAACTGGTTGGGAG gTGCTTTTGCCTGCAAGATGGTGCCATTTGTGCAATCCACAGCAATAGTTACTGAGATACTTACAATGACTTGCATTGCTGTAGAAAGGCATAATGGCATTGTTCACCCTCTAAAAATGAAATGGCAGTATACCAACAGAAGAGCATATACAATGTTGG GTATTGTTTGGCTGTTGGCTGCTGCTGTTGGTTCACCCATGTGGCATGTGCAAAGAGTGGAG AATAAATATGACTTTCTTTATGAAAAGGAATATGTTTGCTGCTTGGAAGAATGGCCAAGCCCTGTGCACCAAAAGATATATGCCACTTTCATTTTggttattctttttcttctccctctgatGCTGATGCTGTTGCTGTATAGTAAGATTGGTTATGAGCTCTGGATTAAGAAAAGAGTTGGAGATGCTTCTGTCCTCCAGAGCATTCATGAAAATGAGATGTCTAAAATTGCTCG AAAGAAGAAGCGAGCAATCGTTATGATGGTGACAGTTGTGGTTTTGTTTGCTATTTGCTGGACACCTTTCCATGTAATGCACATGTTGATAGAATACA gTAATTTTGAAAGAGAATATGATGATGTCAGTATTAAGATGATATTTGGAATAGTTCAGATAATTGGATTTGCTAATTCCATTTGCAATCCAGTTGTGTATGCCTTTATGAATGAGAACTTCAAGAAGAACTTCCTCTCTGCAATTTGCTTTTGCATTATGAAAGAAAACTTGTCTCCATTCAGGCAACACAAAAACTTGAAAATCACAATGATGCAGCATGAGGAAGGGGCCTGTAGAAGAGAGCTGGTTTCCTTGGAAGAGACTAGAAGAGAAGCATTCAGTGAAGGCAACATTGAAGTAAAATTATGTGATCAACCCTTTCCCAAAAAGACCTCCAGAAGACACCTTGCTTTGTTCACATCAGAATTCACTGGGCATGCTTCACTGGGATACTAG